The following are encoded in a window of Carya illinoinensis cultivar Pawnee chromosome 15, C.illinoinensisPawnee_v1, whole genome shotgun sequence genomic DNA:
- the LOC122295911 gene encoding cytochrome P450 CYP82D47-like, with translation MKHISTSLCVVVSQTFSIFACLLLFIFFLLWKSKAQKTAPQSKLPPEAGGAWPLVGHLHLLARSKPAHITLGYMADKYGPIFTIRLGVHKTILVSNSEIAKDCFTTKDKVFANRPKAMAIELMGYNYALFAFSSYGSYWHHVRRITTLDLLSNQRLEMFKHIGESEVNIAIKETYQLLVNNNKLMLVEMNRWFNKIMRNTMLRMVVGKRFAWAATEDEDEVIDLQYQKVLKDISMLFRKFVVSDALPYLRWLDLGGDKRAMKKVAREIDYMLKGLLEEHKQRNLLSEVKNGHQDFMDVMLSNVTDNTEISNFDADTVTKATCLTLILGGSDTTTVTLTWALSLLLNNREALKKVQQELDLQVGKERQVKDLDIQNLAYLQAVIKETMRLYPAAPLLVPHESSEDCTFAGYHVSAGTRLLVNLSKIHRDPHVWQDPTDFRPERFLTTHKDINVRGQNFGLIPFGSGRRVCPGISLGLQLIQLTLATFLHAFDISTPTAELVDMVEKAGLSSVKATPLEILLTPRLLTQVYHV, from the exons ATGAAACATATCTCCACCTCTCTATGTGTGGTGGTTTCACAAACCTTCTCAATCTTTGCCTGCTTGCTTCTCTTTATCTTCTTTCTATTATGGAAGAGCAAAGCCCAAAAAACTGCACCTCAAAGCAAACTTCCACCAGAAGCTGGTGGTGCATGGCCTTTGGTCGGCCATCTCCACCTATTAGCACGGTCAAAACCTGCTCATATAACCTTGGGTTATATGGCTGACAAGTATGGACCAATCTTTACCATCAGGTTGGGCGTGCATAAAACTATACTGGTCAGCAATTCAGAGATAGCCAAAGATTGTTTTACTACCAAAGACAAAGTCTTTGCCAACCGTCCAAAAGCTATGGCAATAGAACTCATGGGCTATAACTATGCCCTATTCGCTTTCAGCTCTTATGGTTCCTATTGGCATCACGTTCGAAGAATAACCACGCTTGATTTGCTTTCAAATCAACGCCTTGAGATGTTCAAGCACATTGGAGAGTCGGAGGTAAACATAGCTATAAAAGAAACATATCAACTCCTAGTCAATAACAACAAGCTCATGTTGGTGGAGATGAATAGATGGTTCAACAAGATTATGCGAAACACTATGCTTAGGATGGTTGTAGGGAAGCGATTTGCTTGGGCTGCCACTGAGGATGAGGATGAAGTAATTGATCTTCAATACCAGAAGGTATTGAAAGATATTTCCATGTTGTTCAGAAAGTTTGTGGTATCAGATGCCTTACCATATTTAAGGTGGTTGGACTTGGGTGGGGACAAACGGGCTATGAAGAAAGTCGCAAGAGAAATAGATTATATGCTTAAAGGTTTGCTAGAAGAACATAAACAAAGAAATCTCTTGAGTGAGGTGAAGAATGGACACCAGGACTTTATGGATGTGATGCTATCCAATGTCACAGATAACACAGAAATTTCCAATTTTGATGCTGATACAGTAACCAAAGCTACTTGCCTG ACTCTTATTTTAGGAGGCTCAGATACAACAACTGTGACCCTAACATGGGCTCTCTCTCTACTTCTTAACAATCGGGAGGCTCTAAAGAAAGTCCAACAAGAACTAGACCTCCAGGTTGGCAAGGAAAGGCAAGTGAAGGATTTAGACATACAAAACCTAGCTTATCTCCAAGCTGTCATCAAAGAAACAATGCGCTTATACCCTGCAGCCCCACTTTTGGTGCCGCACGAGTCTAGCGAAGATTGTACTTTTGCTGGTTATCATGTCTCAGCTGGCACACGTCTTCTTGTTAATCTATCAAAGATCCATCGAGACCCACACGTGTGGCAAGATCCAACAGATTTTCGTCCAGAAAGATTCCTTACTACCCATAAAGATATCAACGTTAGGGGTCAGAATTTTGGATTGATACCATTTGGCAGTGGTAGAAGAGTTTGCCCTGGAATCTCTCTTGGGTTACAGCTAATTCAACTTACACTTGCTACATTCTTGCATGCTTTTGACATTTCAACCCCAACAGCTGAACTAGTAGATATGGTTGAGAAAGCTGGACTTTCTTCTGTTAAAGCAACACCACTCGAAATCCTTCTCACTCCACGCCTTCTTACTCAAGTATATCATGTGTAG
- the LOC122296686 gene encoding uncharacterized mitochondrial protein AtMg00810-like, with translation MEQPPSYVDPRFPGHVCKLKKALYGLKQAPRAWFHRFSSFLLKLGFSCSRADTSLFVLHRQKHLIYLLLYVDDIIITGSDHSLLRAFICQLHAEFATKDLGSLSYFLGLEVTTTSDRLFLSQTKYARDILARAQLLDCKPVTTPMVVGQRLSSDVTLYRSLVGALQYLTITRPDLAHFVNSVSQFLHAPTADHFQAVKRILRYVKGTLHLGLSFTASASANITAYSDADWAGCPDTRRSTSGYSIYLGNNLVSWSAKKQPTVSRFSCESEYRALAATAAEVLWLQHLLRDLHVTSSASPLLLCDNKSAIFLSSNPVSHKRSKHIDLDYHFLRELVVAGTIRTQHVPSSLQIADIFTKSVSRPLFLLFRSKLCVCFNPSLSLRGGVEDTPESSPND, from the coding sequence atggagcaaccccCTAGTTATGTCGACCCTCGCTTTCCTGGCCATGTATGCAAGCTCaagaaagctctttatggaCTAAAGCAAGCACCTCGTGCCTGGTTCCACCGCTTCAGTTCCTTTCTACTTAAGCTTGGGTTTTCTTGCAGTCGTGCTGATACCTCTTTATTTGTTCTTCATCGTCAGAAGCACCTTATTTATCTCCtcttatatgtggatgatattattatcACTGGCAGTGATCACTCTCTTCTTCGTGCCTTCATCTGTCAGCTTCATGCCGAGTTTGCCACGAAGGATTTGGGTTCCCTTAGttactttcttggtcttgaggtcACCACTACCTCCGACCGTCTCTTTCTCAGCCAGACCAAGTATGCACGTGACATCCTTGCTCGAGCTCAGCTTTTGGACTGCAAACCTGTCACCACTCCCATGGTTGTTGGACAGCGTCTCTCCTCTGATGTCACTCTTTATCGTTCTCTTGTTGGTGCATTACAATACCTAACTATCACCAGGCCTGATCTTGCTCACTTCGTCAACTCAGTCAGTCAGTTCTTGCATGCTCCTACTGCGGATCATTTTCAGGCGGTTAAGCGAATTCTTCGTTATGTCAAGGGCACTCTTCACCTCGGTCTCTCCTTCACAGCCTCTGCCTCCGCCAATATTACTGCTTActctgatgctgattgggccggTTGTCCAGATACTCGTCGCTCCACGTCAGGATATTCCATCTATCTTGGCAACAATCTTGTCTCGTGGAGTGCGAAGAAACAGCCTACTGTCTCTCGGTTTAGCTGTGAATCCGAATATCGTGCCCTTGCCGCCACTGCTGCTGAGGTTCTTTGGTTACAACATCTTCTTCGAGACTTGCATGTCACTTCATCTGCTTCACCTCTTCTACTTTGTGACAAcaagagtgccatattccttagCTCTAATCCGGTTTCTCACAAGCGCTCGAAACATATTGATTTGGATTATCATTTTCTTCGTGAACTTGTTGTTGCCGGCACCATCCGCACCCAGCATGTTCCCTCTTCCTTACAGATTGCTGATATTTTCACCAAGAGTGTCTCTCGACCACTCTTCCTCCTCTTTCGCTCCAAGCTTTGCGTGTGCTTCAATCCCTCGCTTAgcttgagggggggtgttgaGGATACTCCCGAATCCTCTCCTAATGATTAG